A single genomic interval of Camelina sativa cultivar DH55 chromosome 11, Cs, whole genome shotgun sequence harbors:
- the LOC104724086 gene encoding armadillo repeat-containing protein 7-like produces MFTNKERQEERIGKNGTPRLQYLQELVSQFQNANDQETKEKIVANLGNFAYDPYNYTILRQLNVLELFIDCLTEPNEKLVEFGIGGLCNACADPKNVATIVEADGIPLIIKCLSSPVRNTVNYALGALYYMCDYNRATRDEILRAEVVNLIESYAAADSVSVSFSNLAKAFLDKHVQAYT; encoded by the exons ATGTTTACAAATAAGGAAAGACAAGAAGAACGTATTGGAAAAAATGGAACACCAAGGCTCCAATATCTACAg GAGCTTGTAAGTCAGTTTCAGAACGCAAATGATCAAG aaacaaaggagaaaatTGTAGCAAACTTGGGGAATTTCGCATATGACCCTTACAACTACACTATTTTACGTCAG CTAAATGTCTTGGAACTATTCATAGACTGTCTAACAGAGCCAAATGAAAAGCTTGTGGAATTTGGAATAGGAGGATTATGCAACGCTTGTGCCG ACCCAAAAAATGTTGCTACCATCGTCGAGGCTGATGGAATTCCTCTTATAATCAAATGTTTATCAAGTCCTGTACGGAACACT GTGAATTACGCACTTGGGGCTTTGTATTACATGTGTGACTATAACAGAGCAACAAGAGACGAAATTTTGAGAGCCGAAGTGGTGAATCTCATTGAGAGCTACGCAGCGGCTGATTCAGTCAGTGTAAGCTTTAGTAACTTGGCTAAGGCGTTTCTTGACAAGCATGTTCAGGCATACACATGA